In the genome of Myxococcus stipitatus, one region contains:
- a CDS encoding Ig-like domain-containing protein: MQSRSGLLWSWGLGLTLALSLSACGIASEGGTPQADEGALEHQGAALTWDPYADAVAPGTTATVLNAGAAVGAPNGQAATLLSLLNSALVLDLGQGEEGTGDLRVYYQGLSLALVAQVDFLKADGTYIGSSSLHLVELGVGTHVAVATYSGNVPYRYVRLKGSLLAVYLVDAVETSLRPICGDGKLGGAEICDDGNQLSGDGCNSVCQVEPGYTCTGEPSVCDNNRAPTVDPAQATTPEDTPVVISITATDPDGDTLTYSYTTPAHGTLALAGASVTYTPNANYHGADSFQVTVSDGKKQATATVSVTVTPVNDAPVAASASVTVSFNTSTPITLVATDIEGDALTYTATAPAHGTLSGTGAQLLYTPEADFQGADQFTFVANDGAADSNTATITITVRGPPVCGDGYLDSGEVCDDGNRTAGDGCRADCRGVEVCGDGLVDSAAGEQCDDGGTTPGDGCDESCQLDAFTNIPPTLISGTLNCSTGNSNTGRKSAVDALGRFYVVMNCGGAVHVSVSVDRGHTWVGPTPLGITNAAEVAIEGGPTGVAYVAATSAGALIFTRTVDAGATWEAPRNLSAAGNPTVSLDSNGDALYISVSRGSAGVRVLRNFARGANDFTVTDVDQNNAYFDVLVDKISGDVFSVSDDPSFRIRRSSDQGATFGPQSSPPGQAFFSDWTGSNGFIYTTGTFGDDNIDVIPVSAPGTSTQVPGLPTDVGPGPLRAIDSDALGNAYVVSQRGTGNVQLDRMLVGATSILAADARTVGAGVAPVVAALPSNGGALVAFTNGTSVYGSVVVY, encoded by the coding sequence ATGCAGAGCCGTTCGGGTTTGTTGTGGTCTTGGGGACTGGGCCTGACGCTGGCCTTGTCGTTGAGCGCGTGTGGCATTGCGTCCGAGGGCGGGACGCCGCAAGCGGATGAAGGGGCGCTGGAGCATCAGGGCGCCGCGCTGACGTGGGACCCGTATGCGGACGCGGTGGCGCCCGGCACCACGGCGACGGTGCTCAACGCGGGCGCGGCGGTGGGCGCTCCGAATGGTCAGGCCGCGACCCTGTTGAGCCTGCTCAACTCGGCGCTGGTGCTGGACCTGGGCCAGGGCGAGGAAGGGACGGGCGACCTCCGCGTCTACTATCAGGGGCTCTCGCTGGCGCTGGTGGCCCAGGTGGACTTCCTGAAGGCGGATGGGACGTACATCGGCTCCAGCTCGTTGCACCTGGTGGAGCTGGGGGTGGGCACCCATGTGGCGGTGGCGACCTACTCAGGGAACGTGCCCTATCGCTATGTGCGCCTGAAGGGCTCGCTGCTCGCCGTCTACCTGGTGGATGCGGTGGAGACCTCGCTGCGGCCCATCTGTGGCGACGGGAAGCTGGGTGGCGCTGAGATATGCGACGACGGCAACCAGCTCTCGGGTGACGGCTGCAACAGCGTCTGTCAGGTGGAGCCGGGCTACACCTGCACCGGCGAGCCGAGCGTCTGTGACAACAACCGCGCGCCCACGGTCGACCCCGCCCAGGCCACCACGCCCGAGGACACGCCGGTCGTCATCTCCATCACCGCGACGGACCCGGACGGCGACACGCTGACCTACTCCTACACCACGCCGGCCCACGGCACGCTCGCGCTCGCGGGGGCGTCGGTGACGTACACCCCGAACGCGAACTACCACGGCGCGGACTCCTTCCAGGTCACCGTCTCCGACGGCAAGAAGCAGGCGACGGCCACCGTCTCCGTCACGGTGACGCCGGTCAACGATGCGCCGGTGGCGGCCTCCGCCTCGGTGACGGTGAGCTTCAACACGTCCACGCCCATCACGCTGGTGGCCACGGATATCGAAGGGGATGCGCTCACGTACACCGCGACGGCGCCCGCGCACGGGACTCTGTCGGGGACGGGCGCCCAACTGCTCTACACGCCGGAGGCCGACTTCCAGGGTGCGGACCAGTTCACCTTCGTGGCGAACGACGGCGCGGCGGACTCCAACACCGCCACCATCACCATCACCGTCCGGGGGCCGCCGGTCTGTGGCGACGGCTACCTCGACTCGGGGGAGGTGTGTGACGACGGCAACCGCACCGCGGGCGATGGCTGCCGCGCGGACTGCCGGGGCGTGGAGGTCTGTGGCGACGGTCTGGTCGACAGCGCGGCGGGCGAGCAGTGCGATGATGGCGGCACGACGCCCGGGGATGGCTGTGATGAGTCGTGCCAGCTGGATGCCTTCACGAACATTCCCCCCACGCTCATCAGCGGGACGCTGAACTGCTCCACGGGCAACTCGAACACGGGGCGCAAGTCGGCCGTGGATGCGCTGGGGCGTTTCTACGTCGTCATGAACTGTGGAGGCGCGGTCCATGTCAGCGTGAGCGTGGACCGAGGCCACACCTGGGTGGGCCCCACGCCGCTGGGCATCACCAACGCGGCGGAGGTCGCCATCGAAGGTGGCCCCACCGGAGTCGCCTACGTCGCGGCCACCAGCGCCGGCGCGCTCATCTTCACCCGGACCGTTGACGCGGGGGCGACCTGGGAGGCGCCGCGAAACCTCAGCGCGGCGGGCAATCCCACCGTCAGCCTGGATTCGAATGGCGACGCGCTCTACATCTCCGTCTCGCGAGGCTCCGCGGGTGTCCGCGTCCTCCGCAACTTCGCGCGAGGCGCGAACGACTTCACCGTGACGGACGTGGACCAGAACAACGCCTACTTCGACGTCCTCGTGGACAAGATCAGCGGCGATGTCTTCTCGGTGAGCGATGACCCCTCGTTCCGCATCCGCCGCAGCAGCGACCAGGGGGCCACCTTCGGTCCGCAGAGCTCGCCTCCCGGGCAGGCCTTCTTCTCGGACTGGACGGGCTCCAACGGCTTCATCTACACCACGGGCACCTTCGGGGATGACAACATCGATGTCATCCCGGTGTCCGCGCCGGGGACGAGCACCCAGGTGCCGGGGCTCCCCACGGACGTCGGTCCCGGTCCCCTCCGTGCCATCGACTCGGACGCGCTCGGCAACGCCTACGTCGTCAGCCAGCGTGGGACGGGCAACGTCCAACTGGACCGGATGCTCGTGGGGGCCACGAGCATCCTGGCCGCCGATGCGAGGACGGTGGGGGCGGGCGTCGCTCCCGTGGTCGCCGCGCTCCCGTCGAACGGCGGTGCGCTGGTGGCCTTCACCAACGGCACCAGCGTCTACGGCTCGGTGGTCGTGTACTGA